The Candidatus Limnocylindrales bacterium genome has a segment encoding these proteins:
- a CDS encoding ABC transporter ATP-binding protein: MPVFSSHTDWDGTRLPATLAQMLVTEDLARSFLDGSRGRVEAVRGLTLRVDTGEIYGLLGPNGAGKTTTLRLFATLLRPERGRIEIDGIDAVDDPVGARSRLAYVPAEAGLPERLTPIETVQLFGEIQGIHDAGRRAADLLERLGAANYARTPCSSLSTGMKRRVVLARALIHDPPLLLLDEPTDGLDVGGRRDVLELVRGLAGEGRAVIVSSHIMGEVEALCSRIGVMSGGRIVAEGSVASLLSSTGTRELGDAFLHLTRDNAAPARDNAAPPRDTASPTRENAA; this comes from the coding sequence ATGCCCGTATTTTCGTCGCACACCGACTGGGATGGGACGCGTCTGCCCGCTACACTCGCGCAAATGCTCGTCACCGAAGATCTTGCACGCTCATTTCTCGACGGCTCGCGGGGGCGCGTCGAAGCGGTCCGCGGCCTTACTCTTCGCGTCGATACCGGAGAGATCTACGGCCTTCTGGGCCCCAACGGCGCCGGCAAGACGACTACCCTGCGCCTGTTCGCGACACTGCTGCGACCCGAACGCGGCCGCATCGAGATCGACGGAATCGATGCCGTCGACGATCCGGTCGGCGCACGTTCCCGCCTCGCCTATGTTCCGGCCGAAGCCGGCCTGCCCGAGCGCCTCACTCCGATCGAGACCGTGCAGCTGTTCGGCGAGATCCAGGGCATCCACGACGCCGGCCGCCGCGCCGCCGACCTGCTCGAGCGTCTCGGCGCGGCCAACTATGCGCGCACGCCATGCTCGTCGCTGTCGACCGGCATGAAAAGACGCGTCGTGCTGGCGCGCGCGCTCATCCACGATCCGCCGCTGCTGCTTCTCGACGAGCCGACCGACGGCCTCGACGTGGGTGGACGCCGCGACGTGCTCGAGCTCGTCCGCGGCCTCGCCGGAGAAGGCCGCGCGGTGATCGTATCGTCGCACATCATGGGCGAGGTCGAGGCCCTGTGCTCACGCATCGGCGTGATGTCGGGCGGGCGCATCGTCGCCGAAGGCTCGGTGGCAAGCCTGCTGTCGTCGACCGGGACGCGCGAGCTCGGCGACGCGTTCCTCCATCTTACTCGCGACAACGCAGCGCCGGCTCGCGATAACGCAGCCCCGCCTCGCGATACCGCGTCGCCGACCCGCGAAAACGCCGCGTGA
- a CDS encoding signal peptidase II yields MRRPASSFARRVLSALERHRFLAALVAADVASKVAAFHFLPDGRAVTLLPGVRLYLAVNEWGVMGGVEGIGRVTANPAYTVLLAAGLIVFAGAIVRLSASSIAFGWQVFAGLLVFLGVAFAAQAIAAPLSHIPLPASMIVATIRLAVLAVSLAFYFASSAPIARAAFTLLAAGSLSNAVSYVYPPYEVVDFLIVPLGSLSDGASFGVINFADIYLFLFPLMLLAWPASALISRRLRTRTALG; encoded by the coding sequence GTGAGGAGGCCGGCGAGCAGTTTTGCGCGACGCGTCCTGTCCGCGCTCGAGCGTCACCGGTTTCTCGCCGCGCTCGTCGCCGCCGATGTCGCCAGCAAGGTTGCGGCGTTTCATTTCCTGCCCGACGGCCGGGCGGTCACGCTGCTGCCAGGAGTGCGGCTCTATCTGGCCGTCAACGAATGGGGAGTCATGGGAGGAGTCGAGGGAATCGGCCGCGTGACGGCCAATCCGGCCTACACGGTGCTGCTGGCAGCCGGTCTGATCGTGTTCGCCGGTGCGATCGTGCGACTGAGCGCGTCATCGATCGCGTTCGGATGGCAGGTCTTCGCCGGCCTGCTGGTGTTTCTCGGCGTTGCGTTCGCCGCGCAGGCAATCGCCGCGCCGCTGTCGCACATTCCGCTTCCGGCCAGCATGATCGTTGCGACCATTCGTCTTGCCGTGCTCGCGGTGAGCCTCGCGTTTTATTTTGCTTCGAGCGCGCCGATTGCGCGTGCAGCGTTCACGCTGCTTGCGGCCGGATCTCTGTCCAACGCGGTTTCGTACGTTTATCCACCCTACGAGGTAGTCGATTTTCTCATCGTGCCGCTCGGATCGCTCTCAGACGGGGCGTCGTTCGGCGTGATCAATTTTGCCGACATCTACCTGTTCCTGTTTCCGCTGATGCTTCTCGCGTGGCCGGCGTCGGCGCTGATCTCGCGCAGATTGCGCACACGCACGGCACTCGGCTGA
- a CDS encoding YkgJ family cysteine cluster protein, whose translation MRGHEDIEKIYAEAEASLPARNCTRTTRCCRFVETGREPYVTRAETDYLFAVLRSTGRRLPPPRSDGACPFLDRDEKTCSVYEGRPFGCRTHFCREAGGAVTAQELRPSLDKLAALDESLGGEGPRPLTRVLDGILRAQQTRVKKKWIPRRPPK comes from the coding sequence ATGCGCGGACACGAGGACATCGAGAAAATCTACGCCGAGGCCGAGGCCTCGCTGCCGGCGCGTAACTGCACGAGAACGACGCGCTGCTGCCGCTTCGTCGAAACCGGCCGCGAGCCGTACGTGACGCGGGCCGAAACCGATTACCTGTTCGCCGTGCTGCGCTCGACCGGACGCCGCCTGCCGCCGCCGCGCAGCGACGGCGCGTGCCCGTTCCTCGACCGCGACGAAAAGACCTGCTCGGTCTACGAAGGCCGGCCGTTCGGTTGCCGCACGCATTTCTGCCGCGAAGCCGGAGGCGCCGTCACGGCCCAGGAGCTGCGGCCGAGCCTCGACAAGCTTGCCGCGCTCGACGAAAGCCTCGGAGGCGAAGGCCCGCGTCCGCTGACGCGGGTGCTCGACGGAATCCTGCGCGCGCAGCAGACGCGTGTGAAGAAAAAGTGGATCCCGCGGCGTCCTCCGAAGTAA
- a CDS encoding SDR family oxidoreductase, with protein sequence MLLKDRVAIVSGIGPGLGQAIGRALAREGAAVVLAARSADSLETLAGEIRAAGGRALPVATDISDTASCRNVVEKALAEFGKVDVLVNNAYHPGTYERIETIDLDTWRPPFEVNVLGSLRLSQAVVPSMKERAAGSIVMINSMSMRRMMPMFGGYAASKAALNAATQTLALELGGYGIRVNSVVPGYIWGPPLERYFEGEAERAGTTPKVIYDAVASETALKAIPTSEQIAESVVFFASDMSTMITGQSLDVNAGHWFW encoded by the coding sequence ATGCTGCTCAAGGATCGCGTCGCCATCGTTTCCGGCATCGGCCCCGGCCTCGGTCAGGCCATCGGACGCGCGCTCGCGCGCGAAGGCGCGGCGGTGGTGCTCGCGGCACGCAGCGCCGATTCGCTCGAGACGCTTGCCGGCGAGATTCGGGCGGCCGGCGGCCGCGCGCTGCCGGTTGCCACCGACATTTCGGACACCGCGTCGTGCCGCAACGTGGTCGAAAAAGCGCTCGCCGAGTTCGGCAAGGTCGACGTGCTCGTCAACAACGCGTACCACCCCGGCACCTACGAGCGCATCGAGACCATCGACCTCGACACGTGGCGTCCGCCGTTCGAGGTCAACGTGCTCGGATCCCTTCGCCTGTCGCAGGCCGTCGTGCCGTCGATGAAAGAGCGTGCGGCCGGCTCGATCGTGATGATCAACAGCATGTCGATGCGCCGGATGATGCCGATGTTCGGCGGCTACGCCGCGTCCAAGGCCGCGCTCAACGCCGCAACGCAGACGCTTGCGCTCGAGCTCGGCGGCTACGGCATCCGCGTGAACTCGGTGGTGCCGGGATACATCTGGGGACCGCCGCTCGAGCGCTACTTCGAAGGCGAAGCCGAGCGCGCCGGCACGACGCCCAAAGTCATCTACGACGCGGTCGCCAGCGAAACCGCGCTCAAGGCGATCCCGACCTCCGAGCAGATCGCCGAGAGCGTCGTCTTCTTCGCATCCGACATGTCGACGATGATCACCGGCCAGTCCCTCGACGTGAACGCCGGCCACTGGTTCTGGTAA
- a CDS encoding sulfotransferase, which yields MTTERDQRLPVRLLNAAARTLEKLGRRRKGFVESEEAMVEAASKAAGGGTDLGADDYRDGLSVLLRAYDEESRLNPFGRWMVTQQLVGLFRGRLECERWRRERPEIFGSEIRRPIFILGLPRTGTTALHALVAQDQANQALEYWLGASPKPRPPREQWDKDPRFKQAAQGLGLSYWLDPRLKAIHLLTADGPEECRLLLQHTFRDDSFECNATIPSYSAWYDSCDMKPAYLRHRDLLRLVGAGDPDRRWVLKYPAHLRWLREILDVYPDACIVQTHRDPARVLPSLCSLIAGWRGIYEDNPDRRAIAQWVVELYATTMENAMAARRELGEHRFFDVPFRETVGDPATAVGKVYRHFGIDYPEATEARLREWHRTHPQHKHGEHRYSAADFGLVPAAMRERFSKYIEHFAIEPEDAA from the coding sequence ATGACGACCGAGCGCGACCAACGCCTGCCCGTACGCCTGCTGAACGCGGCCGCACGAACGCTCGAGAAGCTCGGCCGCCGCCGCAAGGGATTCGTCGAATCCGAAGAAGCGATGGTAGAGGCCGCGAGCAAGGCCGCCGGCGGCGGGACCGATCTTGGCGCCGACGACTATCGCGACGGCCTGTCGGTGCTGCTGCGCGCGTACGACGAAGAGTCGCGCCTGAATCCGTTCGGGCGCTGGATGGTCACGCAGCAGCTCGTCGGGCTTTTCCGCGGACGCCTCGAGTGCGAGCGCTGGCGGCGCGAGCGGCCGGAGATCTTCGGCAGTGAAATCCGCCGTCCGATCTTCATCCTCGGTCTGCCGAGAACCGGAACGACCGCGCTGCATGCGCTGGTCGCGCAGGATCAGGCCAATCAGGCGCTCGAATACTGGCTCGGCGCCTCGCCGAAACCGCGCCCGCCGCGGGAGCAGTGGGACAAGGATCCGCGCTTCAAGCAGGCCGCGCAGGGCCTCGGCCTTTCGTACTGGCTCGACCCGCGCCTGAAGGCGATCCACCTTCTGACCGCCGACGGTCCGGAAGAATGCCGGCTGCTGCTGCAGCATACGTTTCGCGACGACAGCTTCGAGTGCAACGCGACGATTCCGAGCTATTCGGCGTGGTACGACTCGTGCGACATGAAGCCCGCGTACCTTCGCCATCGCGACCTTCTGCGCCTCGTCGGCGCAGGCGATCCGGACCGGCGCTGGGTGCTCAAGTATCCCGCGCACCTGCGCTGGCTGCGCGAGATCCTCGACGTGTATCCCGACGCGTGCATCGTGCAGACCCATCGCGATCCGGCGCGCGTGCTGCCGTCGCTGTGCAGCCTGATCGCCGGCTGGCGCGGCATCTACGAGGACAATCCCGACCGGCGCGCGATCGCGCAGTGGGTCGTCGAGCTTTACGCAACGACGATGGAGAACGCGATGGCCGCGCGCCGCGAGCTCGGCGAGCACCGCTTCTTCGACGTTCCGTTTCGCGAGACCGTCGGCGATCCGGCGACCGCGGTCGGCAAAGTCTACCGGCACTTCGGCATCGACTATCCCGAGGCGACCGAAGCGCGCCTTCGCGAGTGGCACCGCACGCACCCGCAGCACAAGCACGGCGAGCACCGCTACAGCGCCGCCGACTTCGGCCTCGTGCCGGCGGCGATGCGCGAGCGCTTCTCGAAGTACATCGAGCATTTCGCAATCGAGCCGGAAGACGCGGCCTGA
- a CDS encoding DUF1214 domain-containing protein — MSGESDAASVVESGRLWEEFCDALKDAGKIVACDLAGDPLDRAEGYRYLTRLTRLALEKFLEHADPLAPTFYRLSHETAKIGCDNPDSFYQNAAIDGSCEYRLYGTRGTIAYLGIGAYYGHYGSSARSGCSDYLESTRMKVGPDGRLEIILSARPHPGNWIRLEPDSSMLIVRQNFLDRSTETIADLKLERIGADGPPSPLTSERLVAGLRGAGSYVAGTARLFADWARAFRTRPNRMLALDPKVTGGAHGDPNIFFYMGWWQLAPNEALVIEATPPECEYWNFQLNNVWMESLDYRYLPVSTNKHTTRYRSDGSFRIVISAENRGFANWMDTGSHQRGTMGLRWIKAKDHPQPSARVALLSELEPD, encoded by the coding sequence ATGTCCGGGGAGAGCGATGCAGCGTCCGTCGTCGAAAGCGGCCGCCTTTGGGAAGAGTTCTGCGATGCGCTGAAGGACGCCGGCAAGATCGTCGCGTGCGATCTTGCCGGCGATCCGCTCGACCGCGCCGAGGGCTACCGTTACCTGACGAGGCTCACGCGTCTTGCGCTCGAGAAATTCCTCGAGCATGCCGATCCGCTCGCGCCGACGTTCTACCGGCTCAGCCATGAGACGGCCAAGATCGGCTGCGACAATCCCGACAGCTTCTACCAGAACGCCGCCATCGACGGCTCGTGCGAATATCGCCTCTACGGAACGCGCGGCACCATCGCGTATCTGGGCATCGGTGCGTATTACGGGCACTACGGATCGAGCGCGCGCTCGGGCTGCAGCGACTATCTCGAAAGCACGCGCATGAAGGTCGGGCCCGACGGCCGCCTCGAAATCATCCTTTCCGCCAGGCCGCATCCGGGAAACTGGATTCGGCTCGAGCCCGATTCGTCGATGCTGATCGTGCGGCAGAATTTTCTCGACCGCAGCACCGAGACCATCGCCGACCTCAAGCTCGAACGCATCGGCGCCGACGGCCCGCCCTCTCCTCTTACCAGCGAGCGGCTGGTCGCCGGCCTTCGCGGCGCGGGCTCGTACGTAGCCGGAACGGCGCGACTGTTCGCCGACTGGGCGCGCGCGTTTCGCACGCGGCCGAACCGCATGCTCGCGCTCGATCCGAAAGTGACCGGCGGCGCGCACGGCGATCCCAATATCTTTTTCTACATGGGATGGTGGCAGCTCGCGCCGAACGAAGCGCTCGTCATCGAAGCCACGCCGCCCGAATGCGAATACTGGAACTTCCAGCTCAACAACGTCTGGATGGAATCGCTCGACTACCGCTACCTTCCCGTCTCGACCAACAAGCACACCACGCGCTATCGCAGCGACGGATCGTTCCGCATCGTGATCTCGGCGGAGAACCGCGGCTTCGCGAACTGGATGGACACCGGCTCGCACCAGCGCGGCACGATGGGCCTGCGCTGGATCAAGGCGAAGGACCATCCGCAGCCGTCGGCGCGTGTCGCGCTTCTGTCCGAGCTCGAGCCCGACTGA
- a CDS encoding pyridoxamine 5'-phosphate oxidase family protein — translation MSTSTITESPNPTTYPATPRTTLKRLAVRGRYDRAAVHAVLDEALVCHVAFVADGSPVVIPVAYARIGDDLYLHGSTANRMLRTLAGGGPASIAVTLLDGLVLARSAFHHSVNYRSVVVFGTGERVTDPDEHARALAAVVEHVVPGRSAYVRGPNREESLRTLVVRFPIIEVSMKERMGGPVDDEEDYDLGIWAGTIPLTTVFGAPVDDPLHAPRAEPPEHARSYRRPSVNGAVPE, via the coding sequence ATGAGCACCTCGACGATCACCGAATCCCCGAACCCGACCACGTATCCGGCGACCCCGCGCACGACGCTCAAGCGTCTGGCCGTGCGCGGGCGCTACGATCGCGCGGCCGTGCATGCGGTGCTCGACGAGGCCCTGGTCTGTCACGTTGCGTTCGTGGCCGACGGTTCGCCGGTCGTGATCCCGGTCGCCTACGCGCGCATCGGCGACGACCTGTACCTTCACGGCTCGACCGCCAATCGCATGCTTCGCACGCTCGCCGGCGGCGGTCCGGCGTCGATTGCGGTCACGCTGCTCGACGGCCTCGTGCTGGCACGCTCGGCGTTCCATCACTCGGTCAACTATCGTTCGGTGGTCGTGTTCGGCACCGGAGAGCGCGTGACCGATCCTGACGAGCATGCGCGCGCGCTCGCCGCGGTCGTCGAGCACGTGGTGCCGGGAAGGTCGGCGTACGTGCGCGGGCCAAACCGCGAGGAAAGCCTGCGCACGCTCGTCGTACGCTTTCCGATCATCGAAGTGTCGATGAAGGAGCGCATGGGCGGGCCGGTCGACGACGAGGAAGACTACGACCTCGGGATCTGGGCCGGAACGATCCCGCTGACGACGGTCTTCGGTGCTCCCGTCGACGATCCGCTGCATGCTCCACGCGCCGAGCCGCCGGAGCACGCACGAAGCTATCGCCGCCCGTCCGTGAACGGCGCCGTCCCCGAGTAA
- a CDS encoding aminotransferase class I/II-fold pyridoxal phosphate-dependent enzyme, whose translation MSARSGITGRSADAIARSIEESLQSGRLQAEASLPPVRSLAESLGVSPTTVAAAYRTLRQRGLVVGQGRRGTRIARRESAPPRLPIPHAAGTINLSDGNPDPELLPDLEPLLRELPFPRDLYGAPCVLPELHAAGHRLLAADGVEAPALAVVSGAMDGIERVLTTQLRAGDKVAVEDPAFAGLLDLLAALALVPVPFAIDADGPVPESFARALAGGVHAVVITPRAQNPTGGRIEKSRAAELRRILDRHPSVLLVEDDHAAGVAGAPLESLGSPRRMRHAYLRSMAKALGPDVRVALLAGSADVVARVESRQIVGMRWVSRLLQRLVVAALADASVGASVARAEKAYEARRRAVIDALAARGIAATGASGLNLWIPVREEAYAMQVLALAGWSVAPGERFRVRSAPGLRVTVSRLSTADALRFADDASRALAPARATATT comes from the coding sequence GTGTCGGCACGTTCAGGTATCACAGGTCGCAGCGCGGATGCAATCGCGCGCAGCATCGAGGAGTCGCTGCAGTCGGGACGGCTTCAGGCGGAAGCCTCGCTGCCGCCGGTACGATCGCTCGCCGAATCGCTCGGCGTGAGCCCGACGACCGTCGCCGCGGCGTACCGCACGCTTCGCCAGCGCGGGCTCGTCGTGGGGCAGGGCAGGCGTGGCACGCGCATCGCCCGCCGCGAATCGGCGCCGCCGCGTCTGCCGATTCCGCACGCGGCCGGTACCATCAATCTGTCCGACGGAAATCCCGATCCCGAGCTTCTTCCCGATCTCGAGCCGCTGCTGCGTGAGCTGCCGTTTCCGCGCGACCTCTACGGCGCGCCGTGCGTGCTGCCCGAGCTTCACGCCGCAGGTCACCGTCTGCTTGCGGCCGACGGTGTCGAAGCGCCCGCGCTTGCCGTGGTCTCGGGCGCAATGGACGGCATCGAACGCGTGCTGACGACGCAGCTTCGTGCCGGCGACAAGGTAGCCGTCGAGGATCCGGCGTTCGCGGGGCTTCTCGACCTGCTGGCTGCGCTTGCGCTCGTGCCGGTTCCGTTCGCGATCGATGCCGACGGTCCGGTTCCGGAATCGTTCGCGCGCGCGCTTGCCGGCGGCGTGCATGCGGTCGTGATCACGCCGCGCGCGCAGAATCCGACCGGCGGTCGCATCGAGAAGTCGCGTGCGGCCGAGCTGCGCCGCATCCTCGATCGCCATCCGTCGGTGCTGCTCGTCGAAGACGATCACGCGGCCGGTGTGGCCGGTGCGCCGCTCGAATCGCTCGGATCGCCGAGGCGAATGCGGCATGCGTACCTGCGCTCGATGGCAAAAGCGCTCGGGCCCGACGTTCGCGTCGCGCTGCTGGCCGGATCCGCCGACGTCGTGGCGAGGGTCGAGTCTCGCCAGATCGTCGGCATGCGCTGGGTCAGCCGGCTGCTGCAGCGCCTGGTGGTCGCAGCACTGGCGGACGCATCGGTCGGCGCGTCGGTCGCTCGCGCGGAAAAGGCTTACGAAGCGCGGCGCCGCGCCGTCATCGATGCGCTCGCGGCACGCGGCATTGCCGCCACCGGAGCATCGGGCCTCAACCTCTGGATTCCGGTCCGCGAGGAAGCGTACGCAATGCAGGTGCTGGCGCTGGCCGGCTGGAGCGTCGCACCCGGCGAGCGCTTTCGCGTGCGCAGCGCACCCGGGCTGCGCGTGACCGTCTCGCGGCTATCGACAGCGGACGCGTTGCGCTTCGCGGACGATGCGTCGCGTGCGCTCGCTCCCGCACGCGCGACCGCAACGACCTGA
- a CDS encoding TerC family protein, with protein MFWLYSGFLVLVFALLALDLGVLNRKAHIIGVREAMGWSAMWITLGLLFTGFIYVAYDGHWFGLGTAIDVVDRTTNDGARAVLKYVTGYLVELSLSVDNLFVMAVVFSTFGVPGLYQHRVLFWGILGALIMRGGMIGAGAVLIHNFDWILYVFGAFLLYTAYGMLRFEMDSPEPQNNAVVRFARRFLPVTRHYHGESFFVRAGSEASLRPPVPGHGVHDRDPAVDAAAPGTLMMTPMFLALLVVETCDVVFAVDSVPAIFSITADPFLVFTSNIFAILGLRSLFFALAGMLNRFHMLEVSLALVLALVGIKMLVGEWLGKFFGESYNLYVLGLVVLILIGGVVLSLVLPQPDEHDKK; from the coding sequence ATGTTCTGGCTTTACTCCGGTTTCCTCGTCCTCGTCTTCGCGCTGCTCGCGCTCGATCTTGGAGTGCTCAACCGCAAGGCCCACATCATCGGGGTCCGCGAGGCGATGGGCTGGTCGGCGATGTGGATCACCCTCGGGCTGCTCTTCACGGGCTTCATCTATGTCGCCTATGACGGACACTGGTTCGGGCTCGGGACAGCCATCGACGTCGTCGACCGCACGACGAACGACGGCGCGCGGGCGGTGCTCAAATATGTCACCGGCTACCTCGTCGAGCTCTCGCTGAGCGTCGACAACCTGTTCGTGATGGCCGTCGTTTTCTCGACGTTCGGGGTGCCGGGACTCTACCAGCACCGCGTGCTGTTCTGGGGGATCCTGGGCGCTCTCATCATGCGCGGCGGCATGATCGGCGCGGGCGCGGTGCTGATCCACAACTTCGACTGGATCCTCTACGTGTTCGGCGCGTTCCTGCTCTACACGGCGTACGGGATGCTGCGCTTCGAAATGGACAGCCCCGAGCCGCAGAACAACGCCGTCGTCCGTTTCGCGCGGCGCTTCCTGCCGGTGACCCGCCACTACCACGGCGAGAGCTTCTTCGTCCGGGCCGGCAGCGAGGCCTCGCTCCGGCCGCCGGTACCCGGACATGGGGTCCACGATCGCGACCCCGCGGTCGACGCCGCCGCTCCCGGCACGCTGATGATGACGCCGATGTTCCTCGCGCTGCTCGTCGTCGAAACCTGCGACGTCGTGTTCGCCGTCGACTCGGTGCCCGCGATCTTCTCGATCACGGCCGATCCGTTCCTGGTTTTCACCAGCAACATCTTCGCGATCCTCGGCCTCCGTTCACTGTTCTTCGCGCTCGCGGGCATGCTCAACCGCTTCCACATGCTCGAGGTTTCGCTGGCGCTCGTGCTGGCGCTGGTCGGCATCAAGATGCTTGTCGGCGAGTGGCTCGGGAAATTCTTCGGCGAGAGCTACAACCTGTACGTGCTCGGGCTCGTCGTGCTGATCCTGATCGGCGGCGTCGTCCTTTCGCTGGTCCTCCCGCAACCCGACGAGCACGACAAAAAGTAG
- a CDS encoding ankyrin repeat domain-containing protein — translation MHHYRRAGSAAPEKWMAALAGVTALLAVSCSKPAEPVSKNAIHVAAGAGDIAGVERAIDAGYGVETLGRNSATPIFSAVWGNKPDMVRFLAKKGAKVDALDGSDRAPLHYAAQNGFIETVTALIDSGANPDVRNAYGYTPLIAASMDGKIEVIRVLIARGANVNLSDLASKTPLHFALKQKQDAAARLLVESGADVNAVDREGRRPLAEAKARGVDAATVDFLVAHGAHE, via the coding sequence ATGCATCACTATCGTCGCGCCGGGAGCGCAGCTCCCGAAAAATGGATGGCCGCACTCGCCGGCGTTACCGCTCTGCTCGCGGTTTCCTGCTCAAAGCCGGCCGAGCCGGTTTCGAAGAACGCGATTCACGTAGCCGCCGGCGCTGGGGATATCGCTGGCGTCGAGCGTGCGATCGACGCCGGCTACGGCGTGGAGACGCTCGGGCGCAACAGCGCGACTCCGATTTTCTCGGCCGTCTGGGGCAACAAACCCGACATGGTGCGCTTCCTCGCAAAGAAAGGCGCGAAGGTCGACGCCCTCGACGGCAGTGACCGGGCGCCGCTGCACTACGCCGCGCAGAACGGCTTTATCGAGACGGTGACGGCGCTGATCGACAGCGGCGCCAATCCCGACGTCCGCAACGCGTACGGTTATACGCCGCTGATTGCCGCGTCGATGGACGGCAAGATCGAGGTGATCCGCGTGCTCATCGCGCGCGGTGCGAACGTGAATCTCTCCGACCTGGCCTCGAAGACGCCGCTGCACTTCGCGCTCAAGCAGAAACAGGACGCAGCCGCACGGCTGCTGGTCGAGTCCGGTGCCGACGTCAACGCCGTCGATCGCGAAGGCCGACGGCCGCTGGCGGAAGCCAAGGCCCGAGGAGTCGATGCGGCGACCGTCGACTTCCTCGTCGCACACGGTGCGCACGAGTAG
- a CDS encoding MFS transporter: MPASAVLSLYWFVSLIALGLFFPLFSLYLSENLGLSGKETGLVTAAIPLAGLLAQPLWGVLADRSGSRVRMLSLVTAGASIGYAHLAFERTFGSVLLATLLLAVFSTSVMPMSVSVSMALLRERGRHAFGIVRSAGTLGYLVAVAGFPAALHAFGALVPPAESAASHASEPHLGLMLFAACAAMGTASLISLALPRGGAVSLRAASGDWRLLFAGGPYPRLLAVTLVTYVFLQGPLVMFPLYVRSLGGGLDVVSHMWIWMLAFEIPLLAGVAAAPSWIGARELIGIGIAADATRWLVCASAHSLDAIYYVQVLHGVAVAGFVVGSALYVEAVVPGKLRSTAQGLVYMIGVGIGGVVSSAAAGALVDAYGPRAPALVGGLGGAMLAIALPWVLPKVSRHSHDDLVAIEAIDERPTA; the protein is encoded by the coding sequence GTGCCAGCCTCTGCGGTGCTTTCGCTCTACTGGTTTGTTTCGCTGATTGCGCTCGGGCTGTTCTTCCCATTGTTCAGTCTCTACCTCTCGGAGAATCTCGGGCTGAGCGGAAAGGAGACCGGCCTGGTCACCGCAGCGATTCCGCTCGCCGGCCTGCTTGCGCAGCCGCTGTGGGGCGTCCTGGCCGATCGCAGCGGCTCGCGCGTGCGAATGCTCTCTCTGGTTACGGCCGGAGCATCGATCGGTTACGCGCACCTCGCATTCGAGCGCACGTTCGGGTCGGTCCTGCTCGCGACCCTGCTGCTCGCGGTGTTCTCGACGTCGGTCATGCCGATGTCGGTCTCGGTTTCGATGGCGCTGCTGCGCGAGCGCGGACGCCATGCGTTCGGGATCGTGCGCTCGGCGGGAACGCTCGGCTATCTTGTTGCGGTCGCCGGATTTCCGGCCGCGCTGCACGCGTTCGGAGCTCTCGTGCCGCCCGCAGAGTCCGCCGCGTCGCACGCGTCGGAGCCGCACCTCGGGCTCATGCTGTTTGCCGCATGCGCCGCGATGGGGACGGCGTCGCTCATTTCGCTCGCACTGCCGCGCGGCGGTGCCGTTTCGCTTCGCGCCGCGTCGGGCGATTGGCGGCTGCTGTTTGCCGGCGGTCCGTACCCTCGGCTGCTCGCCGTCACGCTCGTCACGTACGTGTTCCTGCAGGGTCCGCTCGTGATGTTTCCTCTCTATGTGCGTTCGCTCGGCGGCGGCCTCGACGTCGTCAGCCACATGTGGATCTGGATGCTCGCATTCGAGATTCCGCTGCTCGCCGGCGTGGCCGCCGCACCGTCGTGGATCGGCGCCCGCGAGCTGATCGGCATCGGAATCGCGGCCGATGCCACGCGCTGGCTGGTATGCGCGTCGGCGCACAGTCTCGATGCGATCTACTACGTGCAGGTGCTGCACGGGGTCGCGGTCGCCGGGTTCGTCGTCGGCAGCGCGCTTTACGTGGAAGCCGTCGTGCCTGGAAAGCTGCGCTCGACCGCGCAAGGGCTCGTTTACATGATCGGAGTCGGCATCGGCGGCGTCGTCTCGAGCGCGGCTGCCGGAGCGCTCGTCGACGCGTATGGTCCGCGTGCACCGGCTCTGGTCGGCGGGCTCGGAGGAGCGATGCTCGCGATCGCGCTTCCGTGGGTTCTCCCGAAAGTGTCACGCCACTCGCATGACGATCTGGTCGCGATCGAGGCGATCGACGAAAGGCCGACGGCGTGA